In the genome of uncultured Sphaerochaeta sp., the window ACCCAGTGGGAAGGAGTACTCTACCAGGAGGTTGAACAGGAGTGGGAGGAACGAAGCCTCACAGCCATCCCCTACTACACCTGGAGCAACCGGGCACTCGGCGAGATGATTGTATGGATCAGAAGTACGTAACTTTGCGTGAGTCAATACCCGGAGGGCGGAGTATATGCTCCGTCCTCCACTTTTATATGGTCTTTATTTCCATATCAAGCATGAGTTTCTCAATCAACTGAGGATTATCAATCTGGCTCAGGATAATCCTTGCCGCCTCATTACCGATTTTCCTGCTGAGCTGATTGATGCAAAGCATGGGTGTCCTGCTGATATCGAGATACTCATCATTATCAAAAATTGCCAGTTCCACCTGTTTCACAAATTCAGAGTCAACTGCCCTCAAGCCGCGTACGACATGGGAGAGATTTCCCGGTGAGACAGCCAGAACTGCGGTAATACCAGGTCGGGCCTGAATGAAATCCCGAATGCGTTTGATAAACTTCTCGCGATGCTCTTCATCGTAGGTAAGGTGTACTCCCACCTCCTCATCAAAGCTGTCAAACACCCAATGATAGGGATCCTCTATGCCTGCATCCTGCAAGGCCCGGACAAATCCACGGATACGGGAACGAATACTGCTGCTGCTTGCTGGGGCATACTGGCTGAAAAAGGCAATCTTGCGATGGCCTTTCTTGAGCAACTGCTGGGTGCCTAGATAGCTGCCTTCCTCATTGTTTGAAACCACGTAGCTGGTATCGATGCGGTCAAACATCTTGTCCACAAGGACGAACGGGAAATGGGTTAGTTTCATCCTGAAAATCTCATCATCATAGAATTTCCCTTCCACTGGATAAAACACGATGCCATCAACTTTTTGCTCAAGCAATTCATGAAGGATTTCTTTCTGCTTGCTGAATGAGCCTTTGGTGACCCGAAGCAACAGGTTGTGTCCTTGGGAACTGACATACTCCTCCAAGCCAAGAATGATGTTCATGATGTGATGACTTTTCAGGTTTGGACAAACAAAAGCAATGTTCAGCCTTGGATTATCCTGCACCTGGTCCTTGGTCTGGGTACCACTCACAAATGAGCCTTTTCCAGGGATTCGATAGATCACTCCTTCCTCAAGGAGCATCTGCAAGGCTTTTTCTGTAGTAATCTTGCTTACCTTGAACTTCTCCTGCAACACTTGTCCGGAATAGATCATCTCATTGGGCTTTAGAGTTCCTTCCTCTATCTCTCCAACAATGAAGTCCTTGATCTGTATATAGAGCGGCATCCGTTTCTTGGGGCTATGTGTATCCATTGGGTGGGTTCCTAGTTTTTAATTAGGCATATTATATATTAAAATACATGTATTGAGAACCGTTGTACAAAAGAAATCCCCTCTTGCTCTTCTCCCCTACGACCGCATCTGCTTCACAAAAGCGGATGGTGTCTGACCTGTTACTTTCTTGAAAAGCTGGCTGAAGTACTGGGGATTGTTGCCGCATCCCACCTGCTCGGCAATAGTTTGCATCTTGACGTCGTCGGTTTCCAGAAGAAGCTGTTTGGCATGCTGGACCCTTAATTCAGCCAGAAGCGTGGAGAATTTCTTCCCTGATTCACGAAGGATCTTCCTGCTTGCATAATCAACATTCATGAACAAGTGATTCTGGGCAATCCATTTGAGGGAAAGGTTCGGATTTCCCAGATGCTCTTCAAGGATGGCTATCAACCGTTCCATGAATGCAGAGGAATGGGTTTCCATGGCGGCATTGAGGCGAGAAAACTCCCCCAGTGCCGATTGGAGAATTGATGCATGGTCATTCTCTTGGCTCAAATGCAAAAGAAACGAGGCCACTTCCATCGGAGGAGCAGTAGACTTGAGCAGGAGGTCTGCAATCATCTGCCTGAGGAAATCCACATTGGAAATTCCTCCCAGATACGCTTCTATCGCTTGGACATTCCAGGGGACTCCAGCCTTGGTGGGAACGATTGCAAGAGAACTCTCCATGACATTCTTGAAATTGCAGACAAGACTGACATGATATGAGTGGATGCAATGAATGGTTCCCTGCAACTTGACTTTCTCATGCACGGTGAGCAGCAGTTGCTTCAAGCCGGGAAACCAAGTCCGTACGGGGAGCTGGGAGGAGACCTCTTTCAGCACTGCATCCAATTCGAGATAATCACCGCCAAGCCAAGGGAAGAAGAGGAAGAGATGCCCTTCCACATACACCCCATGCAGGCTCAATCTTCGCTTTTTGGCCGCAAAGATTGTTTGGAGGCGAGTCAGGACAAGTTCCACCTTTGCAAGGGAAAAAAGGGCAACCTCGGTAAGGTAGTACTGACAGTTTTCCATATCCAGATACTGCTCGTAGGGAACAAACACGTCCAAACCCACTTGTTTGAGTGTCAGCACTTCACGCAGGACATTGGTGATGGTGGCATCGTGAAGCATTCCCATAAGGCTGTTCTGCTGTTCCTGCATGCTGTCAAGGGAACGTACTTTCCGGCAATCCTCACGAATGGAGAGCATACACTCCTCAATCTGATGCTCGTTGCAAGGTTTGAGCAGATAATATTTCACCCCGTCACTCATGGCTTGCTTGGCAAACTCGAACTCCCCATACCCCGAGAGGATTGCAAACTGCACAGGAAGCTTTGATTCACGAACCCGACGGATCAGCTCAAGACCTGAGAGACCAGGCATCTTGATATCGGTGAGTACGATATCTGGAGATTCATCAAGAATCATATTGTATGCCTCGATACCATCCCGGCACATTCCCACAAGTTGCAGACCAAGCTTCTCCCAATCAATCATCTGGGCAATGGTTTCACGGATAATCGATTCATCATCGGCAATAATGACTTTCAGCATGTACCTGTCTCCTCATAAGGCAAAGCAATCCGGGCAACAGCATAATCCTCGCAGTTCTGGCAAGAGAACCTGAATTGGGAACCGTACGTAAGTTCCAGTCGTTCCTTGATATTCAGCAAGCCGATTCCCAACCCATGAGGGGTATAGCGTTTTGCTTCAAGATCTTCCAACAGATTCTCAGGGAACTGGGAACCGGTATTCTTTACCAGCAAGGAAAGGATAGAGCCCTCAACCTCTGCACTGAGAATGATGGTGCACCCCTCTGTATTGCTTTCCACCGAATACTTTACGGCGTTCTCCACCAAGGGCTGAAGCACAAGTTTCGGCAGCGTGAGTGAAAGATACTGCTCGCCGATCTCATTACGGAACTCCAGACGATCCTCAAAGCGAAGCTGCTGGATATTCATGTAGTACTGTACAATTGAAAGTTCCTTTCCCAGCGTATGCACGGTATCTTTCTGGTTGAGGGTTTCGCGCAACAACGCACCAAGTGACTCAACCATTACCGAGATGGTAGTAATTCCTGCAGCTTTCGCTCTCCAATTGATGGATTCAAGCGTGTTGTAGAGGAAGTGAGGATTGATCTGATACTCCAAAGCTCTGAGCTGGGCTTCCTTGGAGAGAATTTGCGAGCGATAGTTCACTTCGATCAGAAGATGGATCTCATTGGCCATCTTATCGAACTGCCGGTGCAACTGCCCCATCTCATCCTTCCTGTCAGAGTACTCCGGGCCAAGCTCGACAACAGATGTACTGTCTTTTCCAAATGAGGCCATCTTGCGAAGAAGAACATCCAAATGACGCAAGAGAGAGTTGATCAGGCGATGCCCCAAGAGAGCTGAAAGCACTACACTAAACACCAACAAGGCAGAAAACAGCAATTGAAACAGCTTGATGGTGCGTACGATATCGTCATAGAGGACAAGACAGATGTAGTCCCACTGCATGGATGGAATCGTCTTCCTGACATAGAAGTAGTGGTGCCCCCCTTCCCGAATCAGGCCATAGGAATCTGTGATCCGCTCTTTGAAAGAAGCCAATTCCTCTTCCTTCAGGAAAGAACTCCCATACAACAGGGAGTCACCGTTGAAAATGAGATACGCCCGCTCCTTGAAAAAGCTGGTCTCCACGATGGAGGTCTTCATTACCTGTGAAAGATCGACGGAAATGAGCTGGGTTCCCACCTCCTCCAGCCACTGCGGATAGGTCTGCCTCCTGATGAGGCGACCGAGGAAGACACCTTTCTCCCCTACCCAGACAGGAGCACCATCGGCTTGTCTTGCACGGGCCAACACGTGGTCCAGTACCGCTTGATCCTCTTTGTCAGACCAGACCCGGTTCGAATAGGTGGTATAGGTATCTCCATATACAGATATGAAATGCACCCCACTGTCCTTGAAGTTTCGGTAATAACTGTTCACCAAGGAATAGAGTTTCTTGGAAGCATCGGAAATCTTGTCCAATCGTTCATCATCTGCGAGAATCGCAAGATTGCTCTGCATCTCCTGATCCTCGATGATCATGGTGGACATCTTCTCGATTGTCTCCAGCCGGTCTGATATCTCCTTGCTTGCATAACTGAGGTGTTCCGCGATTGCCTGGTAAAGAAGCCGATTGTTCGCTCGGCTTACAACCAGCAATCCCAATAAGCCTCCGAGGGAAATGATGGTGGTGCAGAGAAGGACAATGAAAAACAATTTCCGTTTCATCGAAAACGCATCAAGGCGATTTTTCAGTGCAACCAAGCTCAAAGTCATAGTCGTTTGGGTCTCCCGGGCATTGTTGCCTACCAGCCTAGCGTATTGTACTATTCCTTTCCACCAGAAATATGAAATACGGAAAATCAGTCGGTTTCGTAACCTATGAGGTCGGTTTTGTTGGGTTGTGTTTTCACATATGCCACTCCAGACTATACTCACACAGCCTGCGAAGGCTGATCAAAGGAGTTTGAGAAATGAAAAAACGCACGTTACTCGTATGTCTCATCTTGGTTGCATGCACAGCCTTGTGGGCAGGTGGAAAAGCAGAAGCAACTGCAGCTGCAGAGGCGAAAGCCAACCTGACTGTCTCATGGTGGGGAAATCAGAAGAGAAACGAAATCACCCAGAATGTCATCGATTCCTTCATGGAAGCAAATCCGAACGTAGTCATTGACGGCCAGTTCAACGAGTGGGCCGACTACTGGAACAAGCTAGCCACTTCGGCTGCAGGCAATGCGCTTCCCGATGTCATCCAGATGGACTACAAGTACATCAACCAGTATGAAACCAATGGACTCCTGCTTGACCTCGCTCCCTACATCAAAGACGGTACACTCGACCTTTCCAACATCCCTGAAAGTGTCAGCAGTGTTGCTACTGAGGGTGACAAGGTCTATGGCATGATGATCGCCACCACTGCCCCTGCCCTGCTGTACAACAAGAATCTGCTCGATAGTATCGGCATTACGGCCAAAGACCACATGAGCATCGACGAATTCATCGAAATCGCTCGGGAAGTGTACAAGAAGACCGGCATCAAGACCAATATTGACTACGGTGACAGTGAGAACTACCTCGACTATTACATGCGTTCCAAGGGTCATATTCTCTACACTGATGGAGGCCTTGGTGTTCCTTCCGCCCAGGAATTCGTCCCCTTCTTCAAGATTTATGAACAGGGCATCAAGGAAGGCTGGATGGTAAGTCCATCCATTTTCGTCGAACGTGTGCTTCGCTCCGTCGAGCAGGATCCCCTTGTATACGGCTCTTCCAAGGATGCCCGCTCCTGGTGCGCATTCTTCTGGGCCAACCAGATTCCAGCCACCCAGAAGGCTGCCAATGCTGAGAACTTTGAGGTCGGTGTCACCAACTGGCCGAGCGACAACCACAAGCTCTCCAACTACCTCAAGCCGAGCCAGTTCATGGTCATCTCCAGCAAGTCGAAGAATCCCCGCGAAGCTGTGCAGTTCCTCAACTACTGGCTCAACTCCGAGAAAGCCGGTTCCTACCTGCTGTGCGAACGGGGTGTCCCGGTATCCAGCAAAGTCGGTGAGCATATCGCTCCGATGCTTGATGAGATCAACCAGAAGGTTGTGAAGTACATCAATACCGTGGTTGCACCCAAATCAAGCCCGGTAAACCCGCCCTCCCCGATTGCTGCAAACGAAGCAAGCCGTCTGCTCGGGTCGTTGCGTGAACAGGTGTGCTACGGAAAAATTACTGCAGAGCAGGCTGCACAGCAGTTCTTCACCGAAGCCAACAAGATTCTCGCCAAATAACGCGTAAACACACACGTTTCAGAATTGAAATATTCCCGGCTCCCATCTTCGGGAGCCGAGGATTTGTACACCAATCATTCTAAAGTTGGATAGCATGCAACACACAACGAATTCCCCTGGCTTGAGTGCCAAGAAATTTTTCTACCGTGATGATGTCGCTGGAATCATATTTTCCCTGCCCTTCATCATCGGCTTCTTTCTGTTCATCATCGTACCCATGGTCATGTCTCTCGGGTACTCGCTCAGTGAATACAATATCCTTGCACCAGCCCGGTTCATCGGACTGAAGAACTACCTCAAAATTTTTACTGACGATCCTCTTTTCTACAAGAGCATCGCCGTCACCTTCTACTACGCCCTTGTCTCAGTCCCCCTGCGCCTTGCCTTTGCCTTGTTTGTAGCCATGATGCTCAAGCAGACCACCAAGGCAACAGGACTCTACCGAGCAGTCTACTACCTGCCCTCAATCATCGGTGGTTCGGTTGCAGTCTCCATCCTGTGGAAGCGGATGTTTGCCTCCGACGGAGTTCTGAATCGTCTCTTGGCGGTCATAGGCATCCAGACTGATTTCGCCTGGCTTGGCAGCACCCATACGGCAATCTGGGTACTGATCATCCTCTCTGTGTGGCAGTTTGGCTCTTCCATGCTGATTTTCCTCGCTTCCCTGAAGCAAATTCCCGTAACCCTCTATGAAGCATCCCTGGTGGATGGAGCAGGGAAATGGAAGCAATTCACCCGTATTACCCTGCCCTTGCTCACCCCGACCATCTTCTTCAATCTAGTGATGCAGATGATCCACGGCTTTCTTGCCTTCACCCAGTGCTACATCATCACTCAAGGCAAACCGCTCAATTCCACCCTCTTCTATATGGTCTATACCTATCGGCAGTCATTCGAGTACTTCAATGCAGGGTATGCTGCGGCACTGGCATGGCTGATGCTCATCATCATTGGCCTCATCACGTCGCTTCTGTTCCTGACAAAACGATTCTGGGTCTTTGAGGGAGAGGAGTAAGCCATGCTGCAACAAAAGAAACACTCAGTGGTCTTGTATCACATCATCATCTGTCTCTTTGGAATCGTGATGGTCTATCCCCTGGCCTGGATGATCATGAGCTCCTTCAAGGAGAGCAACACCATCTTCGCTACCGCCAACAACCTGCTACCGGAGAAGTTCATTCTGGACAACTACAGAAACGGCTGGAAAGGCTTTGCCAAGGTGGGATTCAGTACTTTCTTCAGAAATTCGTTCTTCATCTCCACGCTGGCAACCGCCGGTACCATTGCCAGTTCGGCATTGGTGGCATACGGTTTTGCCCGTTGTGAGTACAAGGGTCGCAAGATCCTCTTTTCGTTGATGCTCGTTTCCATGATGCTCCCCGCCCAAGTTCTCATGATTCCGCAGTACTTGTGGTACCAGAAGTTGGGTTGGGTAGGCAGCTTCCGGCCTCTGATCATTCCCTACTATTTTGCAACCCAAGGGTTTTTCGTCTATCTGATCTACAACTTCATCAAAGGGGTTCCCAGGGATCTGGATGAGGCGGCAGTGATTGATGGTTGCTCCAAGTATGGGATTTTCGGGCGCATCATGCTCCCCCTTACGGTCCCTGCCCTTATTACCAGCGGCATCTTCTCCTTCATCTGGCGGTGGGACGACTTCCTTTCTGCCTTGCTGTACATCAATTCATCCGATATGTATCCGGTAAGCTTGGCTCTGAAGCTCTTCAGTGACCCAAGTTCTTCATCTGACTACGGTGCCATGTTCGCCATGGCCACCCTGTCCATCATGCCTTGCATGATCATTTTCATCTTTTTGCAGAAGTATCTCGTGGAGGGCATTGCCACCACGGGTCTGAAAGGTTAGGAGGAACCATGACCAACGTGAATATCTGTATCATCGGGGGAGGTGGCCGTGCTTGGGCCATCACCTTCATGCGCGACCTTGCAGGAGCAGAGGATGTCCAAGGGAAAATCTGCCTGTATGACATCGATGCTGAAGCTGCAAGCAACAATGTGGAGGTGGGAAACAGGATTTTCCGTCTCAATGGGAAAGCCGACCGCTTTCATATCACCAGCTCATCATCCCTTGCCCAAGCCCTGGAAGGCTCAGATTTGGTGGTCATCTCCATCGAGCCGGGAAAAACAAGCTACCGTTACAACGACCTCATACTCCCTGAACAGTATGGAGTCTTGCAGACGGTGGGTGACACCACCGGTCCTGGAGGCATTTTCCGCGCAAGACGAGCGCTCCCCATGTTCTTTGACATTGGCAAGGCAATCGAGCGGTACTGTCCCGATGCGTGGGTCATCAACTACACCAATCCCATGACACTCTGCACAGCAGCCCTCTATGAGGCTTTCCCCGCCATCAAGGCTATGGGTTGCTGCCATGAGGTGTTCCACATCCAGACTTTCCTCGCCAAGAAAGTGAGTACTTGGTTCGGCGTGGAGACTCCGAATCGAAGAGAGATTGCCGTCGATATCAGCGGGGTGAATCACTTCACCTTTGCAACCAAGGCAAGCTGGAAGGGTAAGGACCTGATGGGCCATGTGGCTGCTCTCTGTGATGACCCTGACATTTTTGCAGATACCACCGAAAAAGCAAAAAAACGCCTTGAGGCAGAGAAATGGTTCGAATGCGACCACACCATCGCCTTGGATTTTTACCGCAATTTCGGGGCACTCGGGGCTGCGGGGGACCGTCATCTGGCTGAATTTGTTCCCTGGTATCTCTCCGAAGAGAAAGAGTTGCACAGCTTTGGAGTCATTCGTACTCCCTATGCATGGAGAGAGCGGGAAGCTGTTCGCAAGCGGGAAAAACTGTTCACCGATGATGAGCTTATCAGCAAGGAAACAAACGAGGAAGGGGTGGATATCCTACGTTCCCTCATGGGAGCCAGAACGCTCTACACCAACATCAACGTTCCCAACCAGGGGCAGGTTCCTTATCTTCCTCTGGGTCACATAGTTGAAAGCAACGGGTTCATCAGCCACAACAACATCAAACCGTCTTTGGCAAGTCTTCCGCCCTTGGCAATCCAGACGCTGGAACGCCATGTCGCCGAGGTGCAGGAACTGACGCTCAAAGCAGTACTGCAAAAGGATGACAAGCTTCTGCTGGAAGCCTTCCTCAACGATCCTCTGATGAGACTGCCACTCTCCCAGGCAAAAGCTCTTTTCAAAGAAATGTTGGCGAACGCACAAGGCCAGAAATGACAATCGGCGGGGGTGGAGGAATCCACCCCCCTTTCACGTCATATTCCTATCATAAGCCGTACAAAAAAGTTACCTCATCCAAACCTGCGGAAATCATTAATTCTTCCCATCGATCCTGTACATCCTCAGCAAATTGTAGACAATTTCTCCCGCAACTCTCAAAAAGTGGTGGTATACTTGGGGCAAACAAAAGGAGATTGTTGCTATGAAAAAATTGTTCTCGCTTCTCTGTGTCCTGATGATTGCATCCACCCTCGTGTTCGCAGCTGGATCGGCTGAGAAACCGGCGACTGAGGATGGCGGTCTTACTGGGAAATTGATGATTTATACCTCGATGTACGATGATGTCATTGAAGCCATCGACGAGACCCTTGAAGAAGTATTCCCCACCGTTGATATCGAGTTCTTCTATGGTGGAACCGGTACCCTCCAGGCCAAGATTGCCGCAGAGTTTGCAGCAGGAAAGCTTGGGTGTGACATGCTTATGGTCGCAGACCCCTCCTATGCCTTGGAACTCAAGGGAATGGGAGTCCTCCAGCCGATCATGATCAACAACGCCGCCGACCTTGCCTTCGAATATGACAAGGAAGGGTATTGGTATCCGGTACGCATCAGCAACATGGTGCTTGCCTACAACCCCGGCAAATTCAACAAGGCTGACATCCCCAACTCGTTCTATGACTTTGCCAATGACAAGAGCGTAGAGGGCATGATTTCCATGTCCAACCCGCTTACCAGCGGTACTGCCCTGGACACCATCAGTGCACTGAAAGACAAGTATGGGTACGAGTACTACACCGCTCTTGGCCAGCAGAAAGTCAAGATTGAGAGCGGCTCTGTCGCCCTGACCAAACTGGAGACAGGTGAGTGCAAGGTCATCATGATCCTCGAGGAATCCGTGTTGCAGAAGCGCGAGATGGACAACTCCAAGATTGAGGTCATCTATCCCACCGACGGAACCATCGTTGTTCCCTCCCCGATCATGTCGATCAATGACCAATACAGCCCAAACAAAAACAGTGCAGCAGCAAAGGCTGTCACTGAGTGGTT includes:
- a CDS encoding ABC transporter substrate-binding protein codes for the protein MKKLFSLLCVLMIASTLVFAAGSAEKPATEDGGLTGKLMIYTSMYDDVIEAIDETLEEVFPTVDIEFFYGGTGTLQAKIAAEFAAGKLGCDMLMVADPSYALELKGMGVLQPIMINNAADLAFEYDKEGYWYPVRISNMVLAYNPGKFNKADIPNSFYDFANDKSVEGMISMSNPLTSGTALDTISALKDKYGYEYYTALGQQKVKIESGSVALTKLETGECKVIMILEESVLQKREMDNSKIEVIYPTDGTIVVPSPIMSINDQYSPNKNSAAAKAVTEWFMSEEGQANIVKAWMHSVSSKYPTPPYDAIPTKEILKNTIPVDWQATVTMREELRTRFQEAVAKK
- a CDS encoding sensor histidine kinase translates to MTLSLVALKNRLDAFSMKRKLFFIVLLCTTIISLGGLLGLLVVSRANNRLLYQAIAEHLSYASKEISDRLETIEKMSTMIIEDQEMQSNLAILADDERLDKISDASKKLYSLVNSYYRNFKDSGVHFISVYGDTYTTYSNRVWSDKEDQAVLDHVLARARQADGAPVWVGEKGVFLGRLIRRQTYPQWLEEVGTQLISVDLSQVMKTSIVETSFFKERAYLIFNGDSLLYGSSFLKEEELASFKERITDSYGLIREGGHHYFYVRKTIPSMQWDYICLVLYDDIVRTIKLFQLLFSALLVFSVVLSALLGHRLINSLLRHLDVLLRKMASFGKDSTSVVELGPEYSDRKDEMGQLHRQFDKMANEIHLLIEVNYRSQILSKEAQLRALEYQINPHFLYNTLESINWRAKAAGITTISVMVESLGALLRETLNQKDTVHTLGKELSIVQYYMNIQQLRFEDRLEFRNEIGEQYLSLTLPKLVLQPLVENAVKYSVESNTEGCTIILSAEVEGSILSLLVKNTGSQFPENLLEDLEAKRYTPHGLGIGLLNIKERLELTYGSQFRFSCQNCEDYAVARIALPYEETGTC
- a CDS encoding carbohydrate ABC transporter permease yields the protein MLQQKKHSVVLYHIIICLFGIVMVYPLAWMIMSSFKESNTIFATANNLLPEKFILDNYRNGWKGFAKVGFSTFFRNSFFISTLATAGTIASSALVAYGFARCEYKGRKILFSLMLVSMMLPAQVLMIPQYLWYQKLGWVGSFRPLIIPYYFATQGFFVYLIYNFIKGVPRDLDEAAVIDGCSKYGIFGRIMLPLTVPALITSGIFSFIWRWDDFLSALLYINSSDMYPVSLALKLFSDPSSSSDYGAMFAMATLSIMPCMIIFIFLQKYLVEGIATTGLKG
- a CDS encoding GntR family transcriptional regulator codes for the protein MDTHSPKKRMPLYIQIKDFIVGEIEEGTLKPNEMIYSGQVLQEKFKVSKITTEKALQMLLEEGVIYRIPGKGSFVSGTQTKDQVQDNPRLNIAFVCPNLKSHHIMNIILGLEEYVSSQGHNLLLRVTKGSFSKQKEILHELLEQKVDGIVFYPVEGKFYDDEIFRMKLTHFPFVLVDKMFDRIDTSYVVSNNEEGSYLGTQQLLKKGHRKIAFFSQYAPASSSSIRSRIRGFVRALQDAGIEDPYHWVFDSFDEEVGVHLTYDEEHREKFIKRIRDFIQARPGITAVLAVSPGNLSHVVRGLRAVDSEFVKQVELAIFDNDEYLDISRTPMLCINQLSRKIGNEAARIILSQIDNPQLIEKLMLDMEIKTI
- a CDS encoding alpha-galactosidase; amino-acid sequence: MTNVNICIIGGGGRAWAITFMRDLAGAEDVQGKICLYDIDAEAASNNVEVGNRIFRLNGKADRFHITSSSSLAQALEGSDLVVISIEPGKTSYRYNDLILPEQYGVLQTVGDTTGPGGIFRARRALPMFFDIGKAIERYCPDAWVINYTNPMTLCTAALYEAFPAIKAMGCCHEVFHIQTFLAKKVSTWFGVETPNRREIAVDISGVNHFTFATKASWKGKDLMGHVAALCDDPDIFADTTEKAKKRLEAEKWFECDHTIALDFYRNFGALGAAGDRHLAEFVPWYLSEEKELHSFGVIRTPYAWREREAVRKREKLFTDDELISKETNEEGVDILRSLMGARTLYTNINVPNQGQVPYLPLGHIVESNGFISHNNIKPSLASLPPLAIQTLERHVAEVQELTLKAVLQKDDKLLLEAFLNDPLMRLPLSQAKALFKEMLANAQGQK
- a CDS encoding response regulator translates to MLKVIIADDESIIRETIAQMIDWEKLGLQLVGMCRDGIEAYNMILDESPDIVLTDIKMPGLSGLELIRRVRESKLPVQFAILSGYGEFEFAKQAMSDGVKYYLLKPCNEHQIEECMLSIREDCRKVRSLDSMQEQQNSLMGMLHDATITNVLREVLTLKQVGLDVFVPYEQYLDMENCQYYLTEVALFSLAKVELVLTRLQTIFAAKKRRLSLHGVYVEGHLFLFFPWLGGDYLELDAVLKEVSSQLPVRTWFPGLKQLLLTVHEKVKLQGTIHCIHSYHVSLVCNFKNVMESSLAIVPTKAGVPWNVQAIEAYLGGISNVDFLRQMIADLLLKSTAPPMEVASFLLHLSQENDHASILQSALGEFSRLNAAMETHSSAFMERLIAILEEHLGNPNLSLKWIAQNHLFMNVDYASRKILRESGKKFSTLLAELRVQHAKQLLLETDDVKMQTIAEQVGCGNNPQYFSQLFKKVTGQTPSAFVKQMRS
- a CDS encoding ABC transporter substrate-binding protein, producing MKKRTLLVCLILVACTALWAGGKAEATAAAEAKANLTVSWWGNQKRNEITQNVIDSFMEANPNVVIDGQFNEWADYWNKLATSAAGNALPDVIQMDYKYINQYETNGLLLDLAPYIKDGTLDLSNIPESVSSVATEGDKVYGMMIATTAPALLYNKNLLDSIGITAKDHMSIDEFIEIAREVYKKTGIKTNIDYGDSENYLDYYMRSKGHILYTDGGLGVPSAQEFVPFFKIYEQGIKEGWMVSPSIFVERVLRSVEQDPLVYGSSKDARSWCAFFWANQIPATQKAANAENFEVGVTNWPSDNHKLSNYLKPSQFMVISSKSKNPREAVQFLNYWLNSEKAGSYLLCERGVPVSSKVGEHIAPMLDEINQKVVKYINTVVAPKSSPVNPPSPIAANEASRLLGSLREQVCYGKITAEQAAQQFFTEANKILAK
- a CDS encoding sugar ABC transporter permease yields the protein MQHTTNSPGLSAKKFFYRDDVAGIIFSLPFIIGFFLFIIVPMVMSLGYSLSEYNILAPARFIGLKNYLKIFTDDPLFYKSIAVTFYYALVSVPLRLAFALFVAMMLKQTTKATGLYRAVYYLPSIIGGSVAVSILWKRMFASDGVLNRLLAVIGIQTDFAWLGSTHTAIWVLIILSVWQFGSSMLIFLASLKQIPVTLYEASLVDGAGKWKQFTRITLPLLTPTIFFNLVMQMIHGFLAFTQCYIITQGKPLNSTLFYMVYTYRQSFEYFNAGYAAALAWLMLIIIGLITSLLFLTKRFWVFEGEE